In uncultured Bacteroides sp., the following proteins share a genomic window:
- a CDS encoding serine hydrolase, whose protein sequence is MLRIKILVALSVSFLSVVGCLAQTSGKGNPALLNDLMEKDLFFRPYLDNAGKYEVQIIYTQIERDKLNAPHFTQYDYQLDNKKYFNPASLVKWPLILLGMEKINNLKPAFGVTLYNKVGYFENSDCSPRISIDRLARDKTPRLANYIKEMILVSDNDAYNRMYDFLGQEYINKRLAEVGYDSVRVMLRFDNCSVEQSRTTPAIRLYNKKGVAVYEQPMATNPAQLANPLGTIVKGGKDYSRFNRISLQDINDMILFTFFRKAAPGKMPFNLTEEDYRLLYKYTAMAPNKSEFPAFKKKHRKYPVHLKKYLYYGKNSKVANLPGLEIHNMVGESHGTLADVAYFVNPKTGVEFMISAVINTCDGDITPANYHYKDIGQPFMARLGRMIYKYELQRRKR, encoded by the coding sequence ATGCTAAGAATCAAGATTTTAGTTGCTTTGTCCGTATCATTTCTCTCTGTTGTAGGGTGTCTGGCTCAAACTAGCGGGAAAGGCAATCCGGCTCTATTGAATGATCTGATGGAGAAGGATTTGTTTTTCAGGCCTTATCTTGATAATGCCGGAAAATATGAGGTTCAGATTATCTATACTCAGATAGAACGTGATAAATTAAACGCTCCTCATTTTACTCAATACGACTATCAGCTGGATAATAAAAAGTATTTTAATCCTGCCAGTCTGGTAAAATGGCCATTAATATTGCTGGGGATGGAGAAGATTAATAATTTAAAACCGGCCTTTGGCGTAACTCTATATAATAAGGTTGGCTATTTTGAGAATTCAGATTGCTCTCCGCGTATTTCCATTGACCGTTTGGCGCGGGACAAAACTCCACGACTGGCAAATTATATTAAAGAGATGATTCTGGTGAGTGATAACGATGCCTATAACCGGATGTATGATTTTCTGGGACAAGAGTATATCAATAAGCGCCTGGCGGAAGTTGGGTATGACTCTGTCAGAGTTATGCTGAGATTTGATAATTGCTCTGTGGAGCAAAGCCGGACAACTCCTGCAATTCGTTTATATAATAAGAAAGGTGTGGCTGTTTATGAGCAGCCAATGGCTACAAATCCCGCTCAGCTTGCTAATCCTTTAGGAACTATTGTAAAGGGAGGAAAAGATTATTCGCGTTTTAACCGGATATCTTTGCAGGACATAAACGATATGATTCTTTTCACTTTCTTCAGAAAAGCTGCGCCTGGGAAGATGCCATTCAATCTGACTGAGGAGGATTACAGGTTGCTGTATAAATACACGGCAATGGCTCCCAATAAAAGCGAGTTTCCTGCTTTTAAAAAGAAGCATCGCAAATATCCGGTACATCTGAAGAAGTATCTTTATTACGGGAAAAATTCTAAAGTTGCTAATCTTCCGGGATTAGAGATCCACAATATGGTGGGAGAGTCTCACGGAACATTGGCTGATGTAGCTTATTTTGTGAATCCAAAAACAGGAGTGGAATTTATGATTTCGGCCGTAATCAATACGTGTGACGGGGATATTACTCCTGCAAACTATCATTATAAGGATATTGGTCAGCCATTTATGGCCAGGCTAGGCCGGATGATTTATAAATATGAGCTGCAAAGGCGTAAGCGCTAA
- a CDS encoding ribose-phosphate pyrophosphokinase encodes MSEKAPFMVFSGTNSRYLAEKICESLGCPLGNMNITHFADGEFAVSYEESIRGSHVFLVQSTFPNSDNLMELLLMVDAAKRASAKSIVAVIPYFGWARQDRKDKPRVAIGAKLVADLLAVAGIDRLITMDLHADQIQGFFNVPVDHLYASAVFLPYIESLDLDNLVIATPDVGGSKRASTYSKYLGVPLVLCNKSRIKANEVASMQIIGDVKGKNVILIDDIVDTAGTITKAADIMLEAGAVSVRAIASHCVMSCPATERVEQSSLTEMIFTNSIPYSKGGVKVKQISIADLFATTIRRVYNNESISSQYII; translated from the coding sequence ATGAGCGAAAAAGCACCTTTTATGGTATTTTCTGGCACAAACTCCAGATACCTAGCAGAGAAAATTTGCGAAAGCCTTGGCTGCCCTCTGGGAAATATGAACATCACCCACTTTGCCGACGGGGAGTTTGCCGTATCTTATGAAGAATCTATTAGAGGTTCGCATGTCTTTTTAGTCCAATCTACCTTCCCCAACTCAGACAACTTAATGGAACTGTTACTTATGGTTGACGCAGCAAAACGTGCATCAGCTAAAAGTATCGTAGCAGTTATTCCTTACTTCGGATGGGCTCGCCAGGATAGAAAAGATAAACCACGTGTAGCAATCGGAGCTAAATTAGTAGCCGACTTGTTAGCGGTTGCTGGCATTGACCGTTTAATTACAATGGATTTGCATGCAGATCAGATTCAGGGTTTCTTTAATGTACCAGTAGATCACTTGTATGCATCAGCAGTTTTCTTACCATACATTGAATCTTTAGATCTGGATAATTTAGTAATTGCAACTCCAGACGTTGGTGGTTCTAAGAGAGCCAGTACTTATTCTAAATATTTAGGTGTTCCACTGGTTCTTTGCAACAAGTCTCGTATTAAAGCTAATGAAGTTGCATCAATGCAGATTATCGGAGATGTTAAAGGTAAGAATGTAATTCTTATTGATGATATTGTAGACACAGCCGGTACTATTACCAAAGCTGCTGATATTATGTTGGAGGCCGGAGCAGTTTCTGTTCGTGCTATTGCCAGCCACTGTGTAATGTCTTGTCCTGCTACAGAACGCGTAGAGCAATCAAGTCTTACTGAAATGATTTTCACAAATAGCATTCCATATTCTAAAGGAGGTGTAAAAGTAAAACAAATATCTATTGCAGATTTGTTTGCAACTACTATCCGTAGAGTATACAACAACGAATCAATCAGTTCACAATATATTATCTGA
- a CDS encoding phosphatidylinositol-4-phosphate 5-kinase — MRKYVYIFFLLISVTTTSQAQGIGGLFSKVKGIFTPSSELKIGNYTFKDGATYTGELQKDKPNGKGKTVFKNGDVYEGEYINGKREGFGVYSFVDGEKYEGQWFQDQQHGKGTYYFMNNNRYEGMWYTDYQQGEGTMYYYNGDVYTGNWVNDKRDGKGTYTWKNGAKYEGDWKGDKKNGKGLLVWEDKSKYEGDWKDNVRWGKGTYSYPTGDKYAGDWVNDIQDGHGIYYFHTGEKYDGDYLKGQRTGRGIFTLANGDKYEGDFKEGMQHGQGTFTWKNGAVYTGQWLNNQRNGRGTYTWANGDRYEGDWKSNIYHGQGVLILKDGTKYKGGFVNGREEGSGIQEDKDGNRFEGFFRQGKKDGPFVEFDKDGNILRRGSYKFGVIDNVEKK, encoded by the coding sequence ATGCGAAAATATGTCTATATATTCTTTCTATTAATCTCTGTGACAACTACTTCTCAGGCTCAGGGAATTGGTGGCCTTTTCTCAAAAGTCAAAGGGATTTTTACCCCTTCCTCGGAACTTAAAATTGGCAATTATACTTTTAAAGATGGTGCAACTTATACAGGAGAGCTTCAAAAAGATAAGCCCAATGGTAAAGGGAAAACAGTCTTCAAGAATGGCGATGTGTACGAAGGGGAATACATAAACGGTAAGCGTGAAGGATTTGGCGTTTATTCTTTTGTTGATGGTGAGAAGTATGAAGGACAGTGGTTTCAGGATCAGCAACACGGAAAAGGTACTTACTATTTCATGAACAATAATAGGTACGAAGGTATGTGGTACACCGACTATCAGCAAGGAGAAGGAACAATGTATTACTATAATGGTGATGTTTATACAGGAAACTGGGTTAATGACAAACGTGATGGCAAAGGAACTTATACCTGGAAAAACGGAGCGAAATATGAAGGCGACTGGAAAGGCGATAAGAAAAACGGCAAAGGTCTCCTGGTTTGGGAAGACAAATCAAAGTATGAAGGCGACTGGAAAGACAATGTCCGCTGGGGAAAAGGTACTTATTCTTACCCAACAGGAGATAAATACGCCGGTGATTGGGTGAATGATATTCAGGATGGACACGGAATTTATTATTTCCATACCGGTGAAAAGTACGATGGTGACTACTTAAAAGGACAAAGAACCGGAAGAGGTATATTTACTCTTGCAAACGGTGATAAATATGAAGGCGACTTTAAGGAAGGCATGCAACACGGACAAGGAACTTTTACCTGGAAGAATGGAGCTGTATACACCGGTCAGTGGCTAAATAATCAGAGAAATGGACGAGGAACCTATACTTGGGCTAATGGAGATCGCTATGAAGGCGACTGGAAAAGCAATATTTACCACGGTCAGGGTGTGCTTATTCTAAAAGACGGAACCAAATACAAGGGTGGTTTTGTGAACGGAAGGGAAGAAGGCTCCGGAATTCAGGAAGATAAAGATGGCAATCGTTTCGAAGGATTTTTCAGACAAGGAAAGAAAGACGGACCTTTTGTTGAGTTTGACAAAGATGGAAATATACTAAGACGTGGTTCTTATAAGTTTGGCGTAATTGATAATGTAGAGAAGAAATAA